ggggaggggggggggttgTCGTGACAGTCTTCTTTTGAATGCCATTGACACGCCAAAGACCGTGCGCACACTCCTTTTACCCTCCTTTTCAGAGCCTAGACCATGCCAGATCGGCCGTTCAAAGCCATCCCACTTTTCAGCCACAAACCGCCATTCAACACCGTGCACTCatcccttctccctctcctcctctttgACCTGGCGCGGTCAACTCCAATAGGTCCTTTGGGACCTAGCGCCGCACACACTGCCCCGCCCTTCAGATAGGCGACGCGATCAAAGCTTAGCTCAACTGCCAGCGACAACATTTGAGATGCTAACCACGCCGCGTGAGGCCCAAGGCCTCGGTCGCCGCATGGTCGTCGCATGTAgtcccaccaccaccaccaccaccaccaccaccccactCGCACAGCGTCCTCAAGTCACGCAACCccgtcgccaccgccaaGCACGCCTGGCCCCCATCGGGTGGAGATTAAGGTATTGCCGAAGAAGCGAGAAGCTGGATCGACACGCCGCGATAAGCTTTGGCCCGGCAACGGCCGGAGCATGACAGCGAGTAGgccctcgccaccagcAGCCGTGCAGCGCACGGAGAACACGTGTACGTGCAGCCCCAGCTGTAGCAGGTGCAGTTGGAGCGGGACGGCGAGAGTGCGAGAAGTGGAGGAAAGGTCGGGGAAGCATGGCGGCAGGATGGCCCTGTTGCGCCGTTGCGTCGTCGGGGCGTCTGTACCCCAATCCCCCCGGTCACTTCGGGAACATTGCGTGCGACACCATGCCGGAGCAGCTGCAAGCCAGGTAGCTGCGATTCAGGTAGGTAGCCTGAATGTTGCAGTTGCGACTCAGGTAGCAGCAGTTGttcgccgcctccgccgccgggCCGGCATGCCTCGGCCGCCATTGCTCGACTCGCCCCACTTGCTCGACATTGCCCGATCCGACGAGTGCTAGCTCGTGCTCGTTCTCGCACTGCATTACGGCCAGATAACACGTCGCCACGGCACCACTTACATGCTTGGTCGACCTGGGCTATGTGCTGATCAACAGTGTGCTGAGCAGCGACTGGGTCCGATGACGACTGTGGATTCGGGTAAACTTGGAAGGGCGGAGTGTCTCGAGGTAGGTTAGAGGGTTAGCCAGATGGGGATGTGTGTCTAGCTGCGAGGTGTGTAGATGTGTAGATGTGTAGATGTAGTTGATAAGAGTAGTGTAGTGGATGATGTGGTGTGTAGTTGTGGGACGAgtggagagggaaggtggagaggCGAGTAAGCGAGTAAGAGTGGAGTGGGATGTCAGTTGGTGCCCTGAGATTGGAGACTTATCCTATCCTATCAAGTACTTTTAATATAAACTACTGTATTCTGTTTATGGGACTTATGGCACGGGTCAGTCGATGACCATATGACCTAGAGTAGTTAGGGCTCTGGGCTGAACCTGTACGGTATGCCCTGTCCAAAAAGCTAGCCTCTCACTATCCTAACTAACCAAAAAGAGCTCGAGACTCCGGTTTACAAGATATCGGGCCTACAATGCCGTCCTCAGCTGATGCCTGGCTACAATGCCGTACGGCATCAGTTGATGCCTGGACTCGCCGAACCCTCGGTCCCGAATCCCGATCCTTTGTCGGATGTTGATTCCGGCGAAAGCGAAACACGTCAACATGGTTCTCACGCGATACATACAAGATTGAGCGGTGTAACCTAACCGCGTACCTTGATGTCACCGTACCTGGGACACAGGACTGGATCTACACCGGACTGAGAGCTGAGAGCTGAGAGCTGAGAGTTTGATGGTTTGTAaacggccgccgccgcgtaCGTCTCAACTGAAACCAAGAAGCGTTATGCAAGGGGCCATGACATGACATGACATGACATGCATTGACTATTGGTCACATGGCCACATGATATGGATATTAGATGGGCCGTGTGGATATTAGATGGGCCCACATTGGGTCAACATGGATCCACGATCCGCAATGTGCGACTGACAGGCACCGCCCACATGTCAAAAGTCGAGGCCCAAGGCCTCAACGCAATTTCAACGCCTTGCGTGACAGCTGGACAatcctcgctctcctcagCTCCAGCTCAAGCCAACCGCGCTATAAATCAGACGGGCCAACGACCCTCATGCCGACGGCTAATGACGGGCGCCAAAGCGGGGAGACGAGAGTGATCACAGACGTAACCCGATTTGAAAACCACACACACGTAGACGCCTGAGATCTACATTGCGGCCATGATCGCGTCGCCGGGCGGGCGTGAcggcgctcgaccgcgtcTCGCCATCTTGTGTACACACGATCCGACTCGCCATCTACAGCGTGATGCATCACCACCTAACGTCGACCCTGCCTCCCCGCGCGCTCGTGCGCACCCCTTTGAAAGGCTTGTACCCCACGTCTCCCGAGACTTTGAGCTGGTCAACACGCAGGCCCGAGTACGTGTAGTTGGTGATGTTGAACGCAACAGCGAACGCAGGGTCAGGAGTTGCGCAGGATGTGCTAAGGGTCAGATCCAAGCCAAGGGCCCGTTTGAAAGCTGAAACTCACGACACAAACGATCCCGTGAGGCTCGGGCTCCGCTCGTGCTGCAAAAGGCTCGAAATGGTCCACTTCATCACCTGCGTGTGCGGGTCAAACTCGGCCGTACCGCCGCCCACGTGCCCGTCCCCCTCTTGTCCCGGTGGTCGTCGGTCCCCAGCAGGCGTTGCACTTAtgcccgtcgtcgttgaaCCGAGGAAGATCGAGATCACCACATCATCCAATCGCGGCACACGGCTGGAAAGGGTGAGTGAGAATCGTCCCCCTGTCTCGTCCACCTGCAACCCGGCCTTGAGGACAAAAGGCAGCTTGGGCACGGACGTCGCCTCGTACTCGAGCAGCTTGAACTTGCCGTCGGGTGGAATGAAACTCAGCACGTGGTCGCGTTCCCAGCGCGAGTATCTGGAGTCAGCATCAagtgaggatgagagagGTCAGGCCAGATGGCCGGCAACACAGCGACTCACCGGACACACGGGTGGAACGAACACTCGGCCATTGCCTTGGTGTTGCTGATATTCAACAAGAGGTCCGGATTCCCCGAGAGCCGCGAGTTACACCCGATGCGGCCCCACACCTGCGCCGAGAGCACATGGCCCTTGCGGTCCACAACAGCGTCGAGCGTCTCCCCGACGTCGAAGAAAATTTCGTTCTGCGCATGCCGCACGCCAAGGCGTCGCCACGGTATTGGTGCGGTGAATGGTGCAGAGCCTGTCTGTGCTTGAagtctggtgtgagcgggtGGCGTGAGGGGCGGCAGGTGGTGGAGCAGGAGTGGGGCGGcagagggaaggtggaggggcAAGGTCTGGtctggaggaagaggcTCACCCTGACACGCCCGCAACATTGAGCAGCTTGCGCATGAGGCTTGGTGGCAGCACAATGTCCTTCAGCATCGCAGTCTCCATCGTCATAGGATGTCCTTCGTCAAGCATCTCCTCGATgagctggtgtcaggtCCACATATAATAAGATCCAAGCTGGCAACGCGTCGACGATACCTCAGCCCCCGGAGGACGCTTTGTCAAACGTTCACTCACCATGTACACGACGTCAAAGTTGTCTTTGACCGTCACCTCGGTAACGTCCACGAGGTACTCCTTGAGTGTGTCGAGGAAGCTCTCGAGCCAGGCGAACCCGAAGAGCGGATTCACTTCAGCACTGATAGGAACGAGGTATCGCAACCCATCTCGTTCCAGATGGCATAATGCCACTCCTCCCCCAGCGCTATGGGCCCAGAGCACCGGTTCGAGGTCCCGCCCATccttccttgccctcgagaACTCGTGGTTGAACGCGTCGGTGAAGATGGCCGGGTACGCCGCCGGGTGGTGGGCAAAGTGGCTCGTAATCAGAGGTTTACTAGGGTTAGATTGAACAAGGCGGCAAGTACCCGACAGAGTCAAGAATGATTACGCCGTCTATGCGGGCCATGTTGAATAGACAAgagggatggaggagcCAGAGGAGACAGATGATGATGAGTCGAAGGTCAGTTCGGATTCGTGTCACTACTACTACTTCAGACTTCAGGCACCGTGGGCCCCGCAACCAGCACAAATTTCGAAACACTCACAACAACTCTTTGCTTGGCTACTCTACATCTCTCATCCAGCAAGCATGGCGACATATCGTACAGCAGACTTCTGGGCACCGGCGCTGCATGCCAACACACTCCTACAGCTCAGCGTTCCCGAAGGCGAGCGCAACCCCATTGTCCGCCCTTTGCCAATCAAGCATGGCGAGCACGCGGCCGTTGGCGTGGTGAAGCGCATGCTTCGcatgggcgacgaggtaAGTAGTACTGAATAGCTAGCTCCTGTCGGCCGGCgaacaagctgacagcagctccTCGTTGCCGACGATGGGTTCCGGATGagctccctctccctccccaccgacgaggcgagcgtCCCAATCGTGACCTCGCAGTCGACGCATGCTGTGCCGTCCCGCGGCACGTCGATCTGGACGGGCCTCGCGTCCCTCTCCGACTCGAGCGCAGTATCGTCTCTCTCTACCGGACGCCTTACGCTTTATAACAACAGTGCCGAGGCGGCAGGCACGCGCAAGCTCGGAGCGCCAgtcctcaccctctccaCGCCtgacgctggcggcgcCTTCGCCGTCGGTGGAAAGGAGCTGGAAATC
Above is a genomic segment from Cutaneotrichosporon cavernicola HIS019 DNA, chromosome: 1 containing:
- a CDS encoding uncharacterized protein (Adaptor complexes medium subunit family), with the translated sequence MARIDGVIILDSVGKPLITSHFAHHPAAYPAIFTDAFNHEFSRARKDGRDLEPVLWAHSAGGGVALCHLERDGLRYLVPISAEVNPLFGFAWLESFLDTLKEYLVDVTEVTVKDNFDVVYMLIEEMLDEGHPMTMETAMLKDIVLPPSLMRKLLNVAGVSGLQAQTGSAPFTAPIPWRRLGVRHAQNEIFFDVGETLDAVVDRKGHVLSAQVWGRIGCNSRLSGNPDLLLNISNTKAMAECSFHPCVRYSRWERDHVLSFIPPDGKFKLLEYEATSVPKLPFVLKAGLQVDETGGRFSLTLSSRVPRLDDVVISIFLGSTTTGISATPAGDRRPPGQEGDGHVGGGTAEFDPHTQVMKWTISSLLQHERSPSLTGSFVSTSCATPDPAFAVAFNITNYTYSGLRVDQLKVSGDVGYKPFKGVRTSARGGRVDVRW